The following proteins are encoded in a genomic region of Paracoccus sp. MBLB3053:
- a CDS encoding LysR substrate-binding domain-containing protein, whose amino-acid sequence MPSPRLSLPSLNALYTFEAVGRRSSFARASEELNVTPAAVSRMVARLEDHLGVAVCTREAGGVQLTEEGAILHRATSHGLNAIAAAIEEIESRRRGVDTVSISLSTGFTTHWLMPRMSRFKERFPHVELRFQLIMGALSGPVSDVDFGMRFVDGADDRHEAAFVMPEILVPICSPGFAARGATVDLPPFDSWQPVAPAEPQQGWSHLFFAAGEGEAPKTQLFFSDYAIVVQAAMLGQGVALGWLNVVAYWLCSGALVPAMPAHRATGRRCHFINRRDRPLSQIATAVRNWMIDEVRADAKAVVETFPELGIEPF is encoded by the coding sequence ATGCCAAGCCCGCGTCTTTCCCTACCTTCGCTGAACGCGCTTTATACCTTCGAGGCCGTCGGGCGGCGCAGCAGTTTCGCCCGCGCCTCCGAGGAATTGAATGTCACCCCCGCCGCCGTCAGCCGGATGGTCGCGCGGCTCGAAGACCATCTGGGCGTTGCCGTTTGCACCCGCGAGGCAGGTGGCGTGCAGTTGACCGAAGAAGGCGCAATCCTGCATCGCGCCACCAGCCACGGGCTGAATGCGATTGCCGCGGCCATCGAGGAAATCGAAAGCCGAAGACGCGGCGTGGACACTGTCTCGATCTCGCTTTCGACCGGGTTTACAACGCATTGGCTGATGCCGCGCATGTCGCGGTTCAAGGAACGATTTCCCCATGTCGAGCTGCGATTTCAGCTGATCATGGGCGCGCTTTCCGGCCCGGTCAGCGATGTCGATTTCGGCATGCGCTTCGTCGACGGCGCAGATGACCGGCACGAGGCGGCTTTCGTCATGCCCGAAATCCTGGTGCCCATCTGCTCGCCGGGCTTTGCCGCGCGCGGTGCGACGGTCGACCTGCCGCCTTTCGATTCCTGGCAGCCCGTCGCCCCGGCAGAGCCGCAGCAGGGCTGGTCGCACCTCTTCTTCGCGGCAGGCGAGGGAGAAGCACCGAAGACGCAGCTTTTCTTTTCGGATTACGCGATCGTGGTTCAGGCCGCGATGCTGGGCCAGGGAGTCGCGCTCGGCTGGCTGAATGTCGTGGCCTATTGGCTGTGCAGCGGCGCGCTCGTCCCGGCGATGCCCGCCCATCGCGCAACCGGCAGGCGTTGTCATTTCATCAATCGGCGTGACCGGCCTCTCAGCCAGATCGCGACGGCAGTGCGCAACTGGATGATCGACGAAGTCCGCGCCGATGCCAAGGCCGTCGTCGAAACCTTCCCCGAGCTTGGAATCGAGCCCTTCTGA
- a CDS encoding type II toxin-antitoxin system HipA family toxin, with protein sequence MTRRRLHAALDFDDGPPLPVATLGWDATVRHAVAEWSPDFVARPLPVSPLLVKAPTALLRPRARAFGDLPGLFGDSLPDGWGRLLIDRELAARGWQRHDITDLDRLAMVGRDGMGALSYRPEEQADEQVEISLDWFDRLVPEVGHGATAEDLERLRMMAGGSQGARPKFVAQLSQDGARLRGHRLPWEPGWRQVLVKRRAIGDEKGAVEAEAAYAEMARVAGIAMSPVEILRATSGEPFFVTDRFDREGNGRLHMQTVAALLDADFRTATLDYVELVKLVRIMTRDQRIVEEMFRRMVFNVRSQNRDDHLKNHAFLMDRGGTWRLAPAYDLSFSSGPGGEHTLLVAGEGRRPGRVQFDEVAARTGIKPRRAAEIRDEVDAAIAKWQQVADQAQVPAALARTIGAALVEARNW encoded by the coding sequence ATGACGCGCCGAAGGCTGCATGCGGCACTTGATTTCGACGATGGCCCGCCGCTGCCGGTGGCCACGCTTGGTTGGGATGCCACGGTGAGGCACGCCGTCGCCGAATGGTCCCCGGACTTCGTGGCCCGACCCTTGCCGGTCAGTCCCCTGTTGGTCAAGGCACCGACAGCGCTGCTGCGGCCAAGGGCACGTGCCTTTGGCGATCTGCCGGGCCTCTTTGGCGACAGTCTGCCGGATGGTTGGGGAAGACTGCTGATTGACCGGGAACTCGCGGCCCGAGGGTGGCAGCGCCATGACATAACCGACCTTGACCGGCTTGCCATGGTGGGCCGTGACGGGATGGGGGCCTTGAGCTACCGTCCCGAGGAACAGGCCGATGAGCAGGTCGAAATCAGCCTGGACTGGTTCGATCGGCTGGTGCCCGAGGTGGGCCATGGTGCGACGGCCGAGGATCTGGAGCGGCTGCGGATGATGGCTGGCGGCTCGCAGGGGGCTCGGCCGAAATTCGTGGCGCAATTGTCGCAAGATGGTGCGCGGCTGCGGGGGCACCGGCTGCCATGGGAGCCGGGTTGGCGGCAGGTCTTGGTAAAGCGCCGCGCGATCGGGGACGAAAAGGGGGCGGTCGAGGCCGAGGCCGCCTATGCCGAAATGGCCCGGGTCGCGGGTATTGCCATGTCGCCTGTCGAGATCCTGCGCGCGACCTCGGGAGAGCCGTTCTTCGTCACCGACCGCTTCGATCGCGAGGGCAATGGCCGGCTGCACATGCAGACAGTCGCGGCCCTTCTCGATGCCGATTTTCGCACGGCGACGCTGGACTATGTCGAGCTTGTGAAACTTGTCCGGATCATGACCCGCGATCAGCGCATCGTCGAAGAGATGTTCCGGCGCATGGTCTTCAACGTGCGCAGTCAAAACCGGGACGACCATCTGAAGAACCACGCATTTCTCATGGACCGTGGCGGAACGTGGCGCCTTGCTCCGGCCTATGATCTGAGCTTCAGCAGCGGGCCGGGGGGCGAACATACGTTGCTTGTCGCCGGAGAAGGGCGCAGGCCCGGTCGGGTGCAGTTTGACGAGGTTGCCGCAAGAACCGGGATCAAGCCGAGGCGAGCCGCCGAAATCCGAGACGAGGTGGATGCGGCCATCGCAAAATGGCAGCAGGTCGCGGATCAGGCGCAGGTGCCCGCAGCCTTGGCCAGAACGATCGGAGCGGCGCTGGTCGAGGCACGGAACTGGTAG
- a CDS encoding helix-turn-helix domain-containing protein, with amino-acid sequence MIPGLATAPDIQDEVRAAARNRRLALGLTQAELAERSGVPLGTLKRFERIGELSFASLLAIAEALDALDGFSGLFPLPEARTLDEVERRAVLPKRARGRKKS; translated from the coding sequence ATGATTCCCGGTCTTGCCACTGCGCCCGATATCCAGGATGAGGTCCGCGCCGCCGCCCGAAATCGGCGCCTTGCGCTGGGGCTGACGCAGGCCGAACTTGCCGAGCGATCAGGCGTGCCGCTGGGCACGCTGAAAAGGTTCGAGCGGATCGGCGAGCTGTCCTTTGCCTCGTTGCTTGCAATTGCCGAGGCACTTGATGCGCTTGACGGGTTCTCGGGTCTTTTTCCGTTGCCCGAGGCCCGCACGCTTGACGAGGTCGAGCGTCGGGCGGTGCTTCCGAAACGCGCGCGGGGGCGGAAAAAGTCATGA
- a CDS encoding ABC transporter permease produces the protein MNSSIPDAGRLRRSRPRGRGWLIASLLIAGLVVVPVAALLWQATRGSAGLWGHLAAHVLPHAMSQTAILMAGVGLLVAVIGTSAAWLVTAYDFRGRRVLEWALLLPLAVPTYIVAYAYLDLLHPLGPVQSVIRAMLGYESPREFRLPDIRSMPGAILLLSLVLYPYVYLPTRAMFLTQAANLVEVSRTLGTSRREVFRRVGLPLARPAIAVGVSLALMETLNDIGASEFLGVRSLTISIYTTWVTRSDLPGAAQISIAMIALVVMLVSLERWARRRQRYTVSAQRARPFSPRRLSGKAAFAAFAAGAIPVVLGFLTPALYLAVEAWKRFQFAGLSDRLLIEARNTFVLSAVATLIVLICGLTVAYASRAFPHRAMQVVQRVSTLGYAMPGTVLALGILISVGALDRLIDRSAREWFGFSAGLVLIGSGLALGYAYLARFLAISVGSVEAGLSRIPRSYDHAARALGQDMSGTLRHVHLPLSKAALAAAGLLVFVDCMKELSATLLLRPLNFETLATHLYGEASRGTYEEAAIAALAIVLVGILPVVLLARIGRNDQERNDLVPK, from the coding sequence ATGAACAGCTCGATTCCAGATGCCGGCAGGCTGCGCCGTTCCCGACCGCGCGGGCGCGGCTGGCTTATTGCCAGCCTGCTGATCGCCGGGCTTGTCGTGGTGCCGGTCGCCGCGCTGCTCTGGCAAGCGACACGGGGCTCGGCCGGGCTGTGGGGCCATCTGGCGGCGCATGTCCTGCCGCATGCGATGTCGCAGACCGCGATCCTGATGGCGGGGGTGGGGCTGCTGGTCGCGGTGATCGGCACCTCGGCCGCCTGGCTGGTCACGGCCTATGATTTCCGGGGCAGGCGGGTGCTGGAATGGGCGCTGCTGCTTCCACTTGCGGTGCCGACCTATATCGTGGCCTATGCCTATCTCGACCTGCTGCATCCGCTGGGTCCCGTCCAGTCGGTGATCCGGGCCATGCTGGGCTATGAAAGCCCACGCGAATTCCGCCTGCCCGACATCCGTTCGATGCCCGGAGCGATCCTTTTGCTGAGCCTGGTGCTCTATCCCTATGTCTACCTGCCGACGCGGGCGATGTTCCTGACCCAGGCGGCGAACCTCGTCGAGGTATCGCGCACCTTGGGAACCAGTCGGCGCGAGGTGTTCCGTCGGGTCGGACTTCCTCTGGCGCGGCCAGCCATTGCCGTCGGGGTCAGTCTGGCGCTGATGGAGACATTGAACGATATCGGGGCGTCGGAATTCCTTGGGGTCCGGTCCCTGACCATCTCGATCTATACAACCTGGGTGACGCGCTCGGACCTTCCCGGAGCGGCACAGATCTCGATTGCGATGATTGCCCTGGTGGTGATGCTGGTTTCTCTTGAACGATGGGCGCGCAGGCGTCAGCGCTACACCGTCAGCGCCCAGCGGGCACGACCCTTTTCTCCGCGTAGGCTGTCCGGCAAGGCCGCATTTGCCGCTTTCGCCGCAGGCGCGATCCCGGTAGTGCTGGGCTTCCTGACGCCTGCGCTTTACCTTGCGGTCGAGGCGTGGAAGCGGTTTCAGTTCGCCGGCCTTTCGGATCGGTTGCTGATCGAAGCACGAAACACATTCGTTCTTTCGGCGGTGGCGACCCTGATCGTCCTGATCTGCGGGCTGACGGTGGCCTATGCCTCACGTGCCTTTCCGCATCGTGCGATGCAGGTGGTGCAGCGTGTCTCGACCCTTGGCTATGCGATGCCGGGGACCGTGCTTGCGCTGGGTATCCTGATTTCCGTAGGGGCGCTTGACCGGCTGATCGACCGCAGCGCTCGGGAATGGTTCGGTTTCTCGGCGGGCCTCGTCCTTATCGGATCTGGCCTGGCGCTCGGCTATGCCTATCTTGCACGCTTCCTGGCCATCTCGGTCGGCTCGGTGGAGGCCGGGCTGAGCCGCATTCCCCGCAGTTACGATCACGCGGCCCGCGCCTTGGGTCAGGACATGAGCGGCACATTGCGTCATGTCCATCTGCCCCTGTCGAAAGCCGCATTGGCGGCTGCAGGATTGCTGGTCTTTGTCGACTGCATGAAGGAACTGTCGGCGACGCTCCTGCTGCGCCCGCTGAATTTCGAGACGCTTGCCACGCATCTATACGGTGAAGCCTCGCGCGGGACATATGAAGAGGCGGCCATCGCGGCGCTGGCCATCGTTCTCGTCGGGATCCTGCCTGTCGTGCTGCTTGCGCGGATCGGTCGGAACGACCAGGAACGCAACGACCTTGTACCAAAATAA
- a CDS encoding Fe(3+) ABC transporter substrate-binding protein, translated as MKFVGHSSKAICASAMLLVGAGSAFAQELNLYTSREPGLVEPLLEAFTASSGVKVNTIFLKDGLAERVASEGESSPADILMAVDVGNLADLAEKGLTQPVDSEILTAAVPENLRDPGNEWFALSIRARVVYAATDLDLDALTYEDLADPKWKGKICIRSGQHPYNTGLISAFLSHHGSEETEQWLNGIKANLARKAGGGDRDGAKDILGGICDIAVANSYYVGLMRSGKGGDEQRAWGDAIKVILPTFADGGTHVNISGAALAKHAPNKDEAVKLLEFLVSDEAQKIYGEANFEYPVKPGAAIDPIVASFGELSVDPAPLTEIVTHRKEASELVDKVGFDN; from the coding sequence ATGAAGTTTGTTGGGCATTCGTCGAAAGCAATTTGTGCAAGCGCGATGCTGCTTGTCGGGGCGGGGAGTGCCTTTGCGCAGGAACTGAACCTTTACACCTCTCGCGAGCCCGGGCTGGTCGAGCCCTTGCTGGAGGCCTTTACCGCTTCGAGCGGCGTCAAGGTGAACACGATCTTTCTGAAGGATGGCCTGGCCGAGCGCGTCGCATCCGAGGGCGAAAGCTCACCTGCGGACATCCTCATGGCCGTCGATGTCGGAAACCTTGCCGACCTGGCCGAAAAGGGTCTGACCCAGCCGGTCGATTCCGAGATTCTGACTGCCGCTGTGCCCGAGAACCTGCGCGACCCGGGCAATGAATGGTTCGCACTTTCGATCCGTGCCCGAGTGGTCTATGCGGCCACGGATCTGGATCTGGATGCCCTCACCTATGAGGATCTGGCGGACCCGAAATGGAAGGGCAAGATCTGCATCCGCTCGGGGCAGCATCCCTACAATACCGGGTTGATTTCGGCCTTCCTGTCGCATCATGGCAGCGAGGAAACCGAACAATGGCTCAACGGCATCAAGGCGAACCTGGCCCGAAAGGCCGGTGGCGGAGATCGCGACGGGGCCAAGGACATTCTGGGCGGGATCTGCGACATTGCCGTGGCGAATTCCTATTACGTCGGGCTCATGCGTTCGGGTAAGGGCGGCGATGAGCAGCGCGCCTGGGGCGATGCGATCAAGGTCATCCTGCCGACCTTCGCAGATGGCGGCACGCATGTGAACATCAGCGGGGCTGCGCTGGCGAAACATGCGCCGAACAAGGATGAAGCGGTCAAGCTTCTGGAATTCCTTGTCTCGGATGAAGCGCAGAAGATCTATGGCGAAGCCAATTTCGAATATCCCGTGAAGCCAGGGGCCGCGATCGACCCGATCGTCGCCTCCTTCGGTGAGTTGAGTGTGGATCCGGCCCCCCTGACCGAGATCGTGACCCATCGCAAAGAAGCCAGCGAATTGGTCGACAAGGTCGGCTTCGACAATTGA
- a CDS encoding ABC transporter ATP-binding protein translates to MPGPAPIALHLEKISRRFGGRTVLSDISLTLPAGRISCLLGESGCGKSTLLRIISGVDRPDGGNILMNGNEIVGPNRFVEPESRRIGFMFQDYALFPHLSVAENLAFGLRALSKADQLRRVREIADRIGILHLLDRFPYSLSGGEQQRVALARALAPEPAILLMDEPFSNLDQGLRERVRKETVDILRKLGMTAIIVTHDPQEALAVGDMIVLMRRGQIEQTGSPFDIYDRPISSYAAEFMGPCNRLAGIWSGGSVETPIGRFPALLSLPEGSLVLACIRPQALSIGPDGEGISARIVGKTFMGESEQIDISVHPLAEPLRMHSHERVPMAVGEKVSLLLNGAQVHVFPEPIPASTIDPAADGKLD, encoded by the coding sequence ATGCCTGGTCCCGCGCCGATCGCGCTTCACCTCGAGAAGATCTCTCGTCGCTTTGGCGGACGGACGGTCCTGTCGGATATCTCGCTGACGCTGCCCGCTGGCCGGATCAGCTGCCTTTTGGGAGAGTCGGGCTGCGGCAAGTCGACGCTGCTCAGGATCATATCCGGTGTCGACAGACCCGATGGCGGCAACATCCTGATGAACGGGAACGAAATCGTGGGCCCGAACCGGTTCGTCGAGCCCGAAAGCCGGCGCATCGGCTTCATGTTCCAGGATTACGCGCTGTTTCCCCATCTGAGCGTCGCCGAGAACCTGGCCTTCGGGCTGCGCGCTTTGTCCAAGGCCGACCAGCTGCGTCGTGTCCGGGAAATCGCCGATCGGATCGGCATCCTGCATCTGCTGGATCGCTTTCCCTATTCCCTGTCGGGCGGCGAACAGCAGCGCGTCGCGCTGGCCCGGGCGCTTGCGCCCGAGCCGGCCATCCTTTTGATGGATGAACCATTTTCGAATCTCGACCAGGGATTGCGGGAACGCGTGCGCAAGGAGACGGTCGACATCCTTCGCAAGCTCGGCATGACGGCCATCATCGTCACTCATGATCCGCAAGAAGCCTTGGCCGTCGGCGACATGATCGTCCTGATGCGGCGGGGCCAGATCGAACAGACAGGCTCACCGTTCGACATCTATGACCGCCCGATCTCGTCCTATGCCGCCGAGTTCATGGGGCCATGCAACCGCCTTGCCGGGATCTGGAGCGGGGGCAGCGTCGAAACTCCGATCGGACGGTTTCCGGCCCTGCTGTCGCTGCCGGAAGGATCCCTTGTTCTGGCCTGCATCCGGCCACAGGCGCTTTCGATCGGGCCGGACGGGGAAGGGATCTCGGCCCGGATCGTCGGAAAGACCTTCATGGGGGAAAGCGAACAGATCGATATCAGCGTTCACCCTCTTGCCGAGCCCCTGCGCATGCACAGCCATGAACGCGTTCCCATGGCCGTGGGGGAAAAGGTCAGCCTACTTCTGAACGGCGCCCAGGTTCATGTCTTTCCCGAACCCATCCCGGCTTCCACCATCGATCCGGCTGCAGACGGAAAACTTGACTGA
- a CDS encoding DUF1127 domain-containing protein: MNAAALASLGRGQMAQPSKPDLFRRIRAYLVGRRIQRRTYEELSMTNDRELADLGLSRFDVPRLAALAGRQAAEKYLAS, from the coding sequence ATGAACGCAGCAGCACTTGCGAGCCTGGGCCGCGGCCAGATGGCGCAGCCTTCGAAACCCGACCTTTTCCGCCGTATCCGGGCCTATCTCGTCGGTCGTCGCATCCAGCGCCGGACCTATGAAGAACTGTCGATGACCAATGATCGCGAACTTGCCGATCTGGGCCTGAGCCGGTTCGATGTTCCCCGTCTCGCGGCACTTGCCGGACGTCAGGCGGCCGAGAAATATCTCGCCTCCTGA
- a CDS encoding AMP-binding protein, which produces MSQPYRTVSAELAGALTMHRDRVALRDRGLRLTYGELAAFVAACRVPMAGQRAVALYGAPGALFGATAATAVIAGCPFVHLDPAMPNSVLANILDELEIGLVIVSQTPRDGQLPAGCQVLDASTFLGAPATAATAPAEFPPSHPIYLVATSGTTGRPKCIPVTHDAAFLSYEWRDAYTPYLPGMKVGCYIFAIWEMFRPLRNGGEVCFPGIEDLLSPQALATFMADHDLHEMLFTPSFFEKMLQGLDAERAASLPLRRIILNGEVVSDRLIREAQAKLPDVALWNLYSICETHDICMSRVTGPASRAEGVSVGKAMPHLRAIVLDDNDLPGPSGTPGLLHFAGPRMLGPGYVNRPEETARRFRDLTIEGRELRLYDTGDQGFVEPDGEIVVLGRVAHMLKLRGHSIQTRELTETMAGLLGFSHAIPWVQQVGEQGQALVFYYTADARQTASNSARWPGAGETARTPEALAAALRAVLPAYCVPSYLVQLDEIPIHEVSGKCNYKALPAISPQIGTDAGASDALPVVAQAARIICCGETQIDPSRSFHDHGGDSLMCVDFIVSLERDYDTRVDFDWALNLPLARLHDLLSARETAKPVAAFDRPGILLTGATGFLGRHVLAEAVRLLPEGQVVYCLVRPRDDEAAQRLDATAAELDIPQDRVVLVAGSMDAAEFGLAAADYAALCQQVFRVIHCAAIVNLAVDRAQMEQWSRIGIAAVLDFCRNAKADLRFSSSNAVFPEEGGPHPEAPAADFAACSGYGAAKIAAERQIEASGLPALIVRLPSLYDMAAPNPKDICENILAACRASQSLPAGLCFPMTDVRAAAAFLVHAAAPGAVEFCNLIADDPLTARQGMEAFETLPAETWLARAPLAEPVRKLIAAAPSTLHANARFRNEAAKAHWCKAGLGAFDRICDAPALLDARLGYQREPALT; this is translated from the coding sequence ATGTCTCAGCCCTACAGAACAGTCTCTGCCGAACTCGCAGGCGCCCTGACGATGCATCGCGATCGAGTCGCGCTGCGTGACCGAGGCCTTCGCCTGACCTATGGCGAGCTGGCCGCGTTCGTCGCCGCCTGTCGCGTTCCCATGGCCGGGCAGAGGGCCGTCGCGCTCTACGGCGCGCCCGGCGCGCTGTTCGGCGCGACCGCGGCCACGGCGGTCATCGCGGGTTGCCCCTTCGTGCACCTCGACCCGGCCATGCCGAACTCGGTGCTTGCCAATATCCTCGACGAACTCGAAATCGGGCTCGTCATCGTCTCTCAGACCCCGCGCGACGGCCAGTTGCCGGCGGGGTGCCAGGTGCTCGACGCCAGCACCTTTCTCGGCGCGCCCGCGACGGCCGCCACCGCGCCCGCAGAATTCCCGCCCTCGCATCCCATCTATCTGGTCGCCACTTCGGGCACGACCGGTCGACCGAAATGCATTCCCGTCACCCATGACGCGGCATTCCTTTCGTATGAGTGGCGCGACGCCTATACGCCCTACCTGCCCGGCATGAAGGTCGGCTGCTACATCTTCGCGATCTGGGAAATGTTCCGCCCGCTGCGCAATGGCGGCGAGGTATGCTTTCCCGGAATCGAGGATCTGCTTTCACCCCAGGCGCTCGCGACCTTCATGGCCGATCACGATCTTCACGAGATGCTCTTCACGCCCTCCTTCTTCGAAAAGATGCTGCAGGGGCTCGATGCCGAACGTGCCGCCTCGCTGCCGCTCCGCCGCATCATCCTGAACGGCGAGGTCGTCAGCGACCGCCTAATCCGCGAGGCGCAGGCGAAGCTGCCGGATGTCGCACTCTGGAACCTCTACAGCATCTGCGAAACCCATGACATCTGCATGTCCCGGGTGACGGGACCGGCCAGCCGGGCCGAAGGCGTCAGCGTCGGCAAGGCCATGCCCCATCTGCGCGCCATCGTCTTGGATGACAACGACCTTCCCGGCCCCTCAGGCACCCCCGGACTTCTGCATTTCGCGGGCCCGCGCATGCTGGGGCCGGGTTACGTGAACCGCCCCGAGGAAACCGCCCGACGGTTCCGTGACCTGACCATCGAAGGCCGCGAGCTGCGCCTTTACGATACCGGCGATCAGGGCTTCGTCGAGCCAGACGGCGAAATCGTCGTGCTGGGCCGCGTCGCCCATATGCTGAAGCTGCGCGGCCACAGCATCCAGACCCGCGAACTGACTGAAACCATGGCCGGATTGCTGGGCTTTTCTCACGCCATCCCCTGGGTGCAGCAGGTCGGCGAACAGGGTCAGGCGCTCGTCTTCTATTACACGGCCGATGCCCGGCAGACCGCCAGCAACAGCGCCCGCTGGCCCGGCGCGGGCGAGACCGCCCGCACGCCCGAAGCGCTCGCGGCCGCCCTGCGCGCGGTCCTTCCGGCCTATTGCGTTCCAAGCTATCTCGTCCAGCTTGACGAGATCCCGATCCACGAGGTTTCGGGGAAATGCAATTACAAGGCCCTGCCCGCCATCTCGCCGCAGATCGGCACCGACGCAGGCGCAAGCGACGCCCTGCCAGTGGTCGCACAGGCCGCGCGCATCATCTGCTGCGGTGAAACTCAGATAGATCCGTCTCGATCCTTCCACGATCACGGCGGTGATTCCCTGATGTGCGTCGACTTCATCGTCTCGCTCGAACGCGACTATGACACCCGCGTCGATTTCGACTGGGCGCTGAACCTGCCGCTTGCGCGGTTGCACGATTTGCTGAGCGCCAGAGAAACCGCCAAGCCCGTCGCGGCCTTCGACCGCCCCGGCATCCTTCTGACCGGCGCGACGGGCTTTCTCGGCCGGCATGTCCTGGCCGAAGCGGTGCGGCTGCTTCCCGAAGGCCAGGTGGTCTATTGCCTTGTCCGGCCAAGGGATGACGAGGCCGCGCAGCGTCTCGATGCGACAGCCGCCGAATTGGACATCCCGCAAGACCGGGTCGTTCTGGTTGCGGGCAGCATGGATGCTGCCGAATTCGGTCTCGCGGCCGCCGATTACGCGGCGCTTTGCCAGCAGGTCTTCCGCGTCATCCATTGCGCCGCGATCGTCAATCTCGCCGTCGATCGGGCCCAGATGGAGCAATGGTCGCGCATCGGCATCGCCGCCGTGCTGGATTTCTGCCGGAATGCCAAAGCCGACCTGCGCTTTTCCTCGTCGAACGCGGTCTTTCCCGAAGAAGGCGGCCCCCATCCCGAAGCACCTGCGGCGGACTTCGCCGCATGCTCGGGCTATGGCGCGGCCAAGATCGCGGCCGAGCGCCAGATCGAAGCCTCGGGCCTTCCTGCGCTGATCGTCCGGCTGCCCTCACTTTACGATATGGCGGCGCCCAATCCGAAGGATATCTGCGAAAACATCCTCGCGGCCTGCCGGGCTTCGCAAAGCCTGCCGGCGGGGCTGTGCTTTCCCATGACGGATGTGCGCGCGGCGGCCGCGTTTCTCGTGCATGCGGCGGCCCCCGGGGCGGTCGAATTCTGCAACCTGATCGCGGATGATCCGCTGACCGCGCGCCAGGGCATGGAGGCGTTCGAAACCCTTCCCGCCGAAACCTGGCTGGCCAGGGCACCGCTTGCCGAACCCGTTCGCAAGCTGATCGCGGCCGCGCCCTCCACCCTGCACGCCAACGCCCGATTCCGCAACGAGGCGGCGAAGGCACATTGGTGCAAGGCGGGGCTGGGCGCGTTCGACCGGATCTGCGACGCCCCTGCCCTGCTCGACGCGAGGCTGGGTTACCAGAGAGAGCCCGCGTTGACCTGA
- a CDS encoding SDR family NAD(P)-dependent oxidoreductase, whose amino-acid sequence MKSQKKIAIVTGGLSGIGRAVARRLAGEGTLVRIGARRGADAELSAELRAEFGEAISFGQVDVRDSESCARFVGDLVVEHGQVDILVNAAGVYEEAAVIDHSDRIWDDTLDTNLTGTFKMIRAVMPLMKQRGWGRIVNIASVAAHQGMANNAAYCASKAGLLGLGRCVSLEGAAHGITCTSISPTWVETEMLKKFIDDEVAAGAPRAEVVAKYEASNPQGKLVQPDEIAALAAFLVSDAARAITMEDVQVNAGSLW is encoded by the coding sequence ATGAAGAGCCAGAAGAAGATTGCAATTGTCACGGGCGGGCTGTCCGGAATCGGGCGGGCCGTGGCGAGGCGGCTTGCCGGTGAGGGGACACTTGTCCGCATCGGGGCGCGGCGGGGCGCGGATGCCGAGCTGAGCGCCGAACTGAGGGCCGAGTTCGGTGAGGCGATCAGCTTTGGCCAGGTTGACGTGCGTGACAGCGAAAGCTGCGCCCGTTTCGTCGGGGACCTTGTTGTCGAACACGGACAGGTCGACATTCTGGTGAACGCGGCCGGTGTCTATGAGGAAGCCGCCGTGATCGACCATTCGGACCGCATCTGGGACGATACGCTGGACACGAACCTGACCGGGACGTTCAAGATGATCCGCGCCGTGATGCCGCTGATGAAGCAGCGGGGCTGGGGCCGGATCGTCAACATCGCTTCGGTCGCGGCGCATCAGGGCATGGCGAACAATGCCGCATATTGCGCCTCGAAGGCCGGTCTGCTTGGGCTTGGGCGCTGCGTCAGCCTTGAGGGCGCGGCCCATGGCATCACCTGCACGAGCATCAGCCCGACCTGGGTCGAAACCGAGATGCTGAAGAAATTCATCGATGACGAGGTCGCCGCCGGTGCGCCTCGGGCCGAGGTCGTCGCGAAATACGAGGCCTCGAACCCGCAGGGCAAGCTGGTCCAGCCCGATGAGATCGCAGCACTTGCCGCCTTTCTTGTCAGCGATGCGGCGCGTGCGATCACGATGGAGGATGTTCAGGTCAACGCGGGCTCTCTCTGGTAA